The following proteins come from a genomic window of Mammaliicoccus sp. Marseille-Q6498:
- a CDS encoding NAD(P)-dependent alcohol dehydrogenase codes for MVNAKARAVNSPDSNFYATEIKRRDLDTHDILIEIKYAGICHSDIHTAHGEWGPVHYPLVPGHEIAGIVKEVGPEVSKYQVDDRVGVGCMVDSCGECEHCQNGEEQYCLKGNVGTYAGTDRYGEPTQGGYSTHIVVHEDFVLSIPDNIGLDAAAPLLCAGITTYSPLNHWKAYEGKNVAIIGMGGLGHMAVQIANAMGAEVTVLSRTLNKKEDGLKLGASHYYATSDESTFEELASSFDLIINTVSANLKLDDYLGLLTLDGTIVNVGAPAEPISLRVFNLISHRRSFAGSAIGGIRETQEMLDFCSKHNIEPQIEVISADEIDEAYERVLASKVKYRFVIDISTM; via the coding sequence ATGGTAAATGCCAAAGCTAGAGCTGTAAACAGTCCAGATTCTAATTTTTACGCTACAGAAATTAAACGACGCGATTTAGATACACACGATATTTTAATAGAAATTAAATATGCAGGTATATGTCATTCTGATATTCATACTGCACATGGAGAATGGGGTCCAGTTCATTACCCATTAGTACCAGGACATGAAATAGCAGGTATCGTTAAAGAAGTCGGTCCTGAAGTTAGTAAATATCAAGTAGATGACCGTGTCGGTGTTGGCTGCATGGTAGACTCTTGTGGTGAATGTGAACATTGCCAAAACGGCGAAGAACAGTATTGTCTAAAAGGAAATGTCGGTACTTATGCAGGTACGGATAGATATGGTGAACCAACTCAAGGTGGGTACTCAACACATATAGTCGTACACGAAGATTTTGTACTAAGCATTCCTGATAATATCGGTTTAGACGCTGCCGCACCTTTACTTTGTGCTGGTATCACAACTTATTCACCTTTAAACCATTGGAAAGCATACGAAGGTAAAAATGTAGCCATTATAGGTATGGGCGGACTTGGACACATGGCTGTTCAAATTGCAAATGCTATGGGCGCTGAAGTAACAGTATTATCACGTACATTAAATAAAAAAGAAGACGGCTTAAAATTAGGCGCTTCACATTATTATGCAACAAGTGATGAATCAACATTCGAAGAACTAGCAAGTTCATTTGATTTAATCATAAATACAGTAAGTGCTAACCTAAAACTAGACGATTACCTAGGCTTATTAACACTAGATGGTACAATCGTTAACGTTGGTGCACCAGCAGAACCAATATCATTACGCGTGTTCAACTTAATCAGTCACCGTAGATCATTCGCTGGTTCAGCAATCGGTGGTATAAGAGAAACTCAAGAAATGTTAGACTTCTGTTCAAAACACAACATTGAACCACAAATCGAAGTCATTTCAGCAGACGAAATTGACGAAGCATACGAAAGAGTATTAGCTTCAAAAGTTAAATATCGTTTCGTAATTGATATTAGTACAATGTAA
- the nirB gene encoding nitrite reductase large subunit NirB, with protein sequence MSKTKLLMIGNGMAGVRTIEEILERDPERFDITIIGKEPYPNYNRIMLSNILQNKMTIEETIMNPYEWYEEHGIRLITGDKVVKIDRETKHVETEQGQVVAYDQMIIATGSDSFILPIDGSRLKGVVGFRTIDDTEKMLETAKTKKRAIVIGGGLLGLECARGLVDQGMDVTVVHLAKWLMEVQLDRKAGELLKADLEKQGIKFELQANTQEILGEQYVEGIRLSDGRVLETDMVVMAVGIRPVTKEARAAGLEIGRGIVVDDFMRTSDPNIYAVGECVEHRSKVYGLVAPLYDQGKVLADHITGIPTEGYKGSTTFTSLKVSGCDLFSAGWITESEGVRGIETFNGVDNIYKKVFVKDKTIVGAVLYGDTEEGNRFYNMMKKGDTIDDYTLVSILHKAGEVDAVSVADMENDETICGCNGISKGVIVEAIQDQGLTSVADVTKVTKAGNSCGKCKGQIAELLEYTLGDDFVASAPTGICACTDLSRDQIVTQIRAKGLKTSKEVRYALDFKDKGGCPKCRPAINYYLNMVYPHEHEDEKASRFANERYHANIQKDGTFSVIPQMRGGVTDADQLIRLGEVAKKYNIPLVKITGAQRIGLYGVKKEELPQIWEDLGMRSASAYGKKTRSVKSCVGKAFCRFGTQYTTKLGIRLEKTFEYIDTPHKFKMGVSGCPRSCVESGVKDFGVIGVENGFQIYVGGNGGTDVVAGELLTTVKTEDEVVKLCGAFMQYYRETGIYAERTAPWLARLGFDQVKSVVLDPEKQDELYESIMTAKRAYETEPWNEVVQDKRKRTIFEVEKV encoded by the coding sequence ATGAGTAAAACTAAACTTTTAATGATAGGAAACGGTATGGCAGGTGTACGTACAATAGAAGAAATTCTTGAGCGCGATCCTGAACGTTTTGACATTACGATAATTGGTAAAGAACCTTATCCAAACTATAACCGTATTATGCTATCGAATATTTTACAAAATAAAATGACAATAGAAGAAACCATTATGAACCCATATGAATGGTATGAAGAACATGGCATTCGTTTAATTACAGGCGATAAAGTTGTGAAGATTGACCGTGAAACGAAACATGTTGAAACAGAACAAGGTCAAGTTGTCGCATACGATCAAATGATCATTGCGACTGGTTCAGATTCCTTCATTTTACCAATTGATGGATCACGTCTTAAAGGTGTAGTAGGATTCAGAACAATTGATGACACGGAGAAAATGTTAGAAACAGCAAAAACGAAAAAGCGTGCCATTGTTATAGGTGGCGGCTTGCTCGGATTAGAATGTGCACGTGGTCTAGTCGACCAAGGTATGGACGTCACTGTTGTACACTTAGCAAAATGGCTGATGGAAGTACAACTCGACCGTAAAGCTGGCGAACTTTTAAAAGCAGACCTAGAAAAACAAGGTATCAAATTTGAATTACAAGCGAATACTCAAGAAATTCTTGGTGAACAATATGTTGAAGGTATTCGTTTATCAGATGGACGCGTCTTAGAAACAGACATGGTCGTTATGGCAGTCGGTATTCGCCCCGTTACAAAAGAAGCACGTGCTGCTGGATTAGAAATTGGCCGTGGTATTGTCGTTGATGACTTTATGAGAACAAGTGACCCTAACATTTATGCCGTGGGTGAATGTGTAGAACACCGTTCAAAAGTATATGGCCTCGTTGCACCTTTATATGACCAAGGTAAAGTACTTGCCGATCATATTACAGGTATACCAACTGAAGGCTATAAAGGTTCAACAACATTTACATCACTTAAAGTATCTGGCTGTGATTTGTTCAGTGCAGGTTGGATTACAGAAAGTGAAGGCGTTCGTGGTATCGAAACATTTAATGGTGTCGATAATATTTATAAAAAAGTGTTCGTCAAAGATAAAACCATTGTCGGTGCCGTACTTTACGGTGACACTGAAGAAGGTAACCGCTTCTACAATATGATGAAAAAAGGCGACACAATTGATGACTATACACTCGTCTCTATTCTGCATAAAGCTGGCGAAGTAGATGCGGTCAGTGTAGCCGATATGGAAAATGATGAAACAATTTGTGGTTGTAACGGTATTTCAAAAGGTGTCATCGTAGAAGCAATCCAAGATCAAGGTTTAACATCGGTTGCTGACGTAACAAAAGTGACGAAAGCTGGTAACTCATGTGGTAAGTGTAAAGGTCAAATCGCAGAACTTTTAGAATATACACTTGGTGATGACTTCGTTGCATCTGCACCAACAGGTATTTGTGCATGTACGGATCTTTCAAGAGATCAAATCGTAACACAAATTCGTGCAAAAGGATTAAAAACATCTAAAGAAGTACGCTATGCTTTAGACTTTAAAGACAAAGGTGGTTGTCCGAAATGTCGCCCTGCCATCAACTATTACTTAAACATGGTTTATCCTCATGAGCATGAAGATGAAAAAGCATCACGCTTTGCGAACGAACGTTATCACGCGAATATACAAAAAGACGGCACGTTCTCAGTGATTCCGCAAATGCGTGGAGGTGTAACAGATGCCGATCAACTCATTCGTCTCGGTGAAGTTGCGAAAAAATATAATATTCCTTTAGTGAAAATTACAGGTGCACAACGTATCGGATTATATGGCGTGAAGAAAGAAGAATTACCTCAAATTTGGGAAGACCTTGGTATGCGCTCAGCATCTGCTTATGGTAAGAAAACACGTTCAGTTAAAAGTTGTGTTGGTAAAGCATTTTGTCGATTCGGTACGCAATATACGACGAAACTTGGTATTCGTTTAGAAAAGACATTTGAATATATTGATACACCGCACAAATTTAAAATGGGTGTCTCAGGATGTCCACGTAGTTGTGTAGAATCTGGTGTTAAAGACTTTGGTGTTATCGGCGTTGAAAATGGCTTCCAAATATACGTTGGCGGTAATGGTGGTACAGATGTAGTCGCAGGAGAATTACTGACAACGGTTAAGACAGAAGACGAAGTAGTGAAATTATGTGGTGCGTTCATGCAGTATTACCGTGAAACAGGTATTTACGCAGAACGAACTGCGCCTTGGTTAGCAAGACTCGGTTTTGATCAAGTGAAATCAGTAGTCCTTGATCCTGAAAAACAAGATGAACTTTACGAAAGCATTATGACTGCGAAACGTGCGTACGAAACTGAACCTTGGAATGAAGTCGTACAAGATAAACGTAAACGTACTATTTTTGAAGTGGAGAAGGTGTAA
- a CDS encoding NAD(P)-dependent oxidoreductase, translating to MYPVQLNLKNKHVVIIGGGKIAWRKFSKLVTEPCSIDVVSIEFNEAFNTIQPSNRIRLIEAAYKSEHIVDADLIIVATNHPETNNQVTQDASPTQWVNHTGNRTQSDFFNTLDIEHTGLTISISSQGQNIQRTKRYAAKIKAFLDSIEEDSNE from the coding sequence ATGTATCCGGTACAACTTAATCTTAAAAATAAGCATGTCGTCATTATCGGTGGTGGCAAAATAGCTTGGCGTAAGTTTTCTAAATTAGTGACTGAACCTTGTTCGATAGATGTCGTCAGCATTGAATTTAATGAAGCTTTTAACACCATTCAACCATCTAACCGTATTCGATTGATTGAAGCAGCTTATAAATCAGAACATATTGTGGATGCAGACTTAATTATCGTCGCAACGAATCATCCCGAAACGAATAATCAAGTGACGCAAGATGCTTCGCCTACTCAATGGGTGAATCATACTGGAAACCGCACACAATCTGATTTTTTCAACACTTTAGACATAGAGCACACTGGCCTCACAATAAGTATTAGCTCACAAGGCCAAAATATACAACGAACGAAACGCTATGCAGCTAAAATCAAAGCGTTTTTAGATTCGATTGAGGAGGATTCAAATGAGTAA
- the cobA gene encoding uroporphyrinogen-III C-methyltransferase — protein MSINERPQVYLVGAGPGNPLLLSKKAEWCIKRADVILYDQLVNPFVLQYSSPETEWIHVGKTPYTRCMKQEEINTLLIEKTRTHQTVIRLKGGDPAIFGRLADEVEVLKSNNITFEVVPGITAASAAMSQLNRGLTERNVSTNITFTTGHFKDNKEHAIDVTTLKLGGTLAIYMGVKRLPTLMKEIKDTVTDNLPVAVIFNATRPDQMVITGHVSNIAQKVHALEQPPGPGITIVGHVVRDLLDDLPTKQHIEYVRINGNRLQHMDDALMIYETGGWAIIDDRDNPNLHPTQHQILTELINNSTFTKVV, from the coding sequence ATGTCTATAAATGAAAGACCACAAGTATACTTAGTCGGTGCAGGGCCTGGTAATCCATTGCTACTTTCTAAAAAAGCAGAATGGTGTATTAAACGTGCAGATGTGATTTTATACGATCAATTAGTTAACCCATTTGTACTTCAATATTCATCACCTGAAACAGAATGGATTCATGTCGGTAAAACACCATATACGCGTTGTATGAAGCAAGAAGAAATCAATACATTACTCATTGAAAAAACACGCACTCATCAAACTGTAATCCGTCTTAAAGGTGGCGACCCAGCCATCTTTGGACGTCTTGCTGATGAAGTTGAAGTCTTAAAATCAAATAACATTACTTTTGAAGTTGTACCTGGTATTACAGCCGCAAGTGCCGCCATGAGTCAACTTAATCGTGGTTTAACAGAGCGTAACGTATCAACGAATATTACATTTACAACTGGGCATTTTAAAGACAATAAAGAACATGCCATTGATGTTACTACCCTTAAACTGGGCGGTACCCTTGCCATATATATGGGCGTGAAACGTTTACCCACATTAATGAAAGAAATCAAAGATACCGTTACGGACAATTTGCCAGTAGCTGTTATATTTAATGCGACGAGACCAGATCAAATGGTCATTACAGGTCATGTGTCTAATATTGCACAGAAAGTACATGCATTAGAACAACCACCTGGTCCTGGCATTACAATTGTAGGTCACGTTGTAAGAGACTTGTTAGACGACCTTCCCACTAAACAACATATAGAATACGTGCGAATCAATGGGAATCGATTGCAGCATATGGATGACGCACTCATGATTTATGAAACAGGTGGATGGGCAATTATTGATGATCGTGATAATCCAAACTTACACCCTACCCAACACCAAATATTAACCGAACTTATTAACAACTCGACATTCACAAAAGTTGTGTAA
- the nirD gene encoding nitrite reductase small subunit NirD, which yields MMATTNEKIRIAHISELEPLIGKKVIVGDIQIGLFLTEDGDIRAINNICPHKQGPLSEGTVSGHYVYCPLHDRKIDLQTGQVQEPDDGCVSTYPVEVINGDIYVCL from the coding sequence ATGATGGCAACAACAAATGAAAAAATAAGAATCGCTCACATCTCAGAACTAGAACCTTTAATAGGTAAAAAAGTCATTGTAGGCGATATTCAAATAGGTTTATTTTTAACTGAAGATGGCGACATTCGTGCAATTAACAATATATGTCCTCATAAACAAGGACCTTTATCAGAAGGAACAGTGAGTGGTCATTACGTATATTGTCCATTACATGACCGCAAGATTGACTTACAAACAGGACAAGTTCAAGAACCAGATGACGGTTGTGTATCAACGTATCCAGTAGAAGTCATTAACGGAGACATATACGTATGTCTATAA
- a CDS encoding sirohydrochlorin chelatase, giving the protein MRKTILVVHGMRKGKLNETLLQFINQTFEHESLDYKVAFLESEVIRLEEVIQHTIDAGYQRIQLVPLLLFTASHYYEDIEALHESFQRAHPEIQFILSKPLGTHPKMTNWVASQIASHQNEIDEETGIVVLAHGNARFDEPDVALTKICDELSTVSHPCYPSMVYGALRFKETLPKIAKQHQKLLIIPFFFYDGYLVNKTKRQIEELALPNIITYTTAINFHPLLKEIIRFRIAECEEIDDVSGTT; this is encoded by the coding sequence ATGCGTAAGACTATTTTAGTCGTTCATGGCATGCGAAAAGGAAAATTAAATGAAACATTATTACAGTTTATTAATCAGACATTTGAGCATGAATCGCTCGACTATAAGGTCGCATTTTTAGAAAGCGAAGTCATTCGATTAGAAGAAGTGATTCAACATACAATTGATGCAGGGTATCAGCGCATTCAACTTGTACCATTATTATTGTTTACCGCTTCTCACTATTACGAAGATATTGAAGCGTTACATGAATCATTTCAACGAGCGCATCCAGAAATCCAATTTATACTCAGTAAACCACTCGGCACACATCCAAAAATGACAAATTGGGTAGCGTCTCAAATTGCGTCGCATCAAAATGAAATTGATGAAGAAACGGGTATCGTCGTGTTGGCACATGGTAATGCGCGTTTTGATGAACCGGACGTAGCGTTAACTAAAATTTGCGATGAATTATCGACTGTATCTCACCCATGTTACCCAAGTATGGTATATGGTGCGCTTCGTTTTAAAGAAACTTTACCTAAAATAGCCAAACAACATCAAAAATTGTTAATCATTCCGTTTTTCTTTTACGACGGTTACCTTGTGAACAAGACTAAGCGACAAATTGAAGAATTGGCGTTGCCGAACATTATCACATATACGACTGCGATCAATTTCCATCCATTATTAAAGGAAATAATACGTTTTAGAATTGCGGAATGTGAGGAGATAGATGATGTATCCGGTACAACTTAA